A genome region from Archaeoglobus fulgidus DSM 4304 includes the following:
- a CDS encoding SPOUT family RNA methylase — MLLVKTLREMEYVAASHIKDAIGDVEIEIRPSGFLGLLIVHCDESLKEKLEEIPEIETIIPVLVECEAKLDEILSKAEVVAEKVKGARTFAIRTKRRGTHDFTSLDVNLDLGDRIRELTGCEVDLNFPDKAVYVEIIGKRAFIGVIDGSEERKKYTPEKVDSRKLFGKISFVQMPYLEDTKAALEIGERIGRAAQAFEIKELIIAPHDYVNAFELEYFIKGVRRGQIARYKIQERAYAREVRKVPVFVRDLYQTARDKRRKRNVLIITDPTGRQISDVKEELVRRIRFADEVVIFAGSRVGIPKGLFRLADFVIDLAPYITFATEQTIPVTLSALLTVYEEDEEARGVIKSL; from the coding sequence ATGCTCCTCGTAAAAACGCTGAGGGAGATGGAATACGTTGCTGCATCGCACATCAAAGATGCCATCGGTGATGTTGAAATTGAAATCAGGCCCTCAGGCTTCCTCGGCCTGCTCATCGTTCACTGCGATGAGAGCCTTAAAGAGAAGCTGGAGGAGATTCCCGAAATCGAGACCATAATCCCCGTCCTTGTGGAGTGCGAGGCAAAGCTCGATGAAATTCTTTCTAAGGCGGAGGTGGTGGCTGAGAAGGTCAAGGGAGCGAGAACCTTTGCAATTAGGACGAAGAGAAGGGGAACTCATGACTTCACAAGCCTCGACGTTAACCTCGATTTGGGAGACAGGATAAGGGAGCTTACAGGCTGCGAGGTTGACCTCAATTTTCCGGATAAGGCAGTTTATGTTGAAATTATAGGTAAAAGGGCCTTTATCGGAGTAATTGACGGCAGCGAGGAGCGGAAAAAGTACACTCCAGAGAAGGTTGACTCGAGGAAGCTTTTTGGAAAAATCAGCTTCGTCCAGATGCCTTATCTTGAAGATACAAAGGCCGCTCTGGAAATAGGGGAGAGGATAGGAAGGGCTGCGCAGGCTTTCGAGATAAAGGAGCTCATAATCGCCCCTCACGACTACGTCAACGCCTTCGAGCTTGAGTACTTCATAAAGGGAGTTAGGAGGGGGCAGATTGCCCGATACAAAATTCAGGAGAGGGCTTATGCGAGAGAGGTGAGGAAGGTTCCCGTCTTCGTTAGGGACCTCTACCAGACCGCGAGGGACAAGAGGAGAAAGAGGAACGTTTTGATAATCACCGACCCTACGGGAAGGCAGATTTCAGATGTGAAGGAGGAGCTTGTTAGAAGAATCAGGTTTGCTGACGAAGTTGTTATTTTCGCGGGAAGCAGAGTTGGCATTCCAAAGGGGCTTTTCAGGCTGGCGGATTTCGTAATTGACCTGGCCCCTTACATAACCTTTGCCACTGAGCAAACCATCCCAGTAACCCTATCAGCGTTGCTGACGGTTTACGAGGAAGATGAAGAGGCGAGAGGAGTAATCAAATCACTCTAA
- a CDS encoding DUF128 domain-containing protein, translated as MVEEEILSVLEESGALSSKEIELELRKRGYNIRARTIRYHLKKLEERGLVRKNSNGKTELTEKGEKELKRKSAFERLGEFSERIEYNVYLSNFDLYTLSGLVPTNFAFIDKSLFERAMEIVEECISQPISISNRIFIAEEGESLGGYTVPKNSFALGVISNTIYDVILKTAGVNTTPEYAGLMSVENMEARGLTELISYFGTTLSPGLLLLKAGLTSVYSACKTGRGEIIVAIRSFSRYAMDIARRELEIAESKGLRGVIKILHPSDRIFGLPAANRARLVVSAGLNMIAPLFENGIIPEVRVNEFFVDFRDFRVI; from the coding sequence ATGGTTGAAGAGGAAATTCTCAGCGTCTTAGAGGAATCGGGGGCGTTAAGCTCTAAAGAAATTGAGTTAGAGCTGCGAAAAAGGGGATACAACATAAGAGCAAGGACCATAAGATACCACCTGAAAAAGCTTGAAGAAAGGGGACTGGTTAGAAAAAACAGCAACGGAAAAACCGAACTTACTGAAAAAGGCGAAAAGGAACTCAAGAGAAAAAGTGCTTTCGAAAGGCTGGGGGAGTTCTCGGAGAGAATAGAGTACAACGTATATCTCTCGAACTTTGACCTCTACACTCTTTCCGGGCTCGTACCCACAAATTTCGCCTTTATCGATAAATCGCTCTTTGAAAGGGCAATGGAGATCGTTGAGGAGTGCATTTCGCAACCTATATCCATTTCCAACCGCATCTTTATCGCCGAAGAAGGTGAGTCACTTGGAGGCTATACGGTTCCAAAAAACTCCTTTGCGCTGGGGGTTATCTCCAACACTATTTACGATGTCATATTGAAAACCGCCGGTGTGAACACAACTCCCGAGTACGCGGGGTTGATGAGCGTTGAAAACATGGAGGCAAGGGGGCTAACAGAATTGATCAGTTACTTCGGAACCACTCTGAGCCCCGGACTTTTGCTGCTGAAAGCAGGGTTGACATCCGTTTACTCTGCATGCAAAACCGGAAGGGGGGAAATTATAGTCGCCATAAGGTCCTTCAGCAGGTATGCAATGGACATAGCGAGAAGGGAGCTGGAAATTGCAGAAAGCAAAGGCCTTAGAGGTGTAATTAAAATTCTGCACCCCTCAGACAGAATTTTTGGACTTCCAGCGGCAAACAGGGCCAGATTGGTTGTGAGTGCTGGCCTAAACATGATAGCCCCACTCTTCGAGAACGGAATCATCCCTGAGGTTAGGGTTAACGAGTTCTTTGTGGATTTCAGGGACTTTAGAGTGATTTGA
- a CDS encoding TusE/DsrC/DsvC family sulfur relay protein, which produces MPELEVKGKKLRLDEDGFLQDWEEWDEEVAEALAKDTRFSPQPIELTEEHWKIIRYLRDYFIKYGVAPPVRMLVKHCKKEVRPDCNLQYIYKLFPQGPAKDACRIAGLPKPTGCV; this is translated from the coding sequence ATGCCAGAGTTAGAGGTTAAAGGAAAGAAGCTCAGACTTGACGAGGACGGTTTTCTGCAGGATTGGGAAGAGTGGGACGAGGAGGTTGCAGAGGCTCTTGCGAAGGACACCCGCTTCAGCCCGCAGCCGATTGAGTTGACAGAGGAGCACTGGAAGATTATAAGATATCTGAGAGACTACTTTATAAAGTACGGTGTTGCTCCACCAGTCAGAATGCTTGTAAAGCACTGCAAGAAAGAGGTCAGGCCAGACTGCAACCTGCAGTACATCTACAAGCTCTTCCCGCAGGGACCTGCAAAGGACGCTTGTAGAATTGCTGGTCTTCCAAAGCCAACTGGCTGTGTCTAA
- a CDS encoding cobyrinate a,c-diamide synthase: protein MDIPRVVIAGTSSKVGKTMISIGLMRLLVNRGYEVQPYKVGPDFIDPGFHHLATGRYSRNLDSFMLSRSAILETFIRNFRGADVAIIEGKTGLYDSSDAVSEKGSVAEVSKILKAPVVLVANVERLNRTAAAIILGYKLFDPDVLLKGVILNRVGSERHAGKVRTAVEKLAGVRVLGVVPRKKVKMPYRHLGLVTAYEREDMDELLDNIAEIVEKHVDVDKILEIAEKAPPLDSVFEDEKEDEEKKYVKIGVIRDQVFSFYYQDNLDELSKYAELVFVNSLTDKRLPDVDALYIGGGFPEVFAEGLEKNEKLRNEIYDFCQSGNPVYAECGGLMYLGESLETSEGEFEMVGFLPLKTKMYERFQAQGYSVYRTLKPCIIAKRNQKIVGHEFHYSRPTLTGKADFAFRVERGFGIDGRRDGILKENTLGCYIHVHFLSDKSIARRFVKKAMKKK from the coding sequence ATGGACATTCCAAGAGTCGTAATAGCAGGAACGAGCAGCAAGGTTGGAAAAACGATGATTTCCATCGGGCTAATGAGGCTGCTCGTTAACAGAGGTTACGAGGTTCAACCCTACAAAGTTGGACCGGACTTCATCGACCCGGGCTTTCACCACCTTGCAACTGGCAGATACTCGCGAAATCTTGATAGTTTCATGCTGAGCAGGTCTGCAATCCTTGAAACGTTCATCAGAAACTTCAGAGGTGCGGATGTCGCAATCATTGAGGGGAAAACGGGACTTTACGACTCCTCTGATGCCGTAAGCGAAAAGGGAAGCGTTGCAGAGGTGAGCAAGATTTTAAAAGCTCCTGTTGTACTCGTTGCCAACGTTGAGAGGTTAAACAGAACTGCAGCTGCAATAATTCTCGGATATAAACTCTTTGATCCGGATGTGTTGCTTAAGGGCGTTATTTTGAACAGAGTCGGCAGCGAGAGGCATGCTGGAAAGGTTAGGACGGCGGTCGAGAAGCTCGCAGGGGTTAGGGTTCTTGGAGTGGTGCCGAGAAAGAAGGTGAAAATGCCTTACCGCCACCTCGGCCTTGTTACGGCTTACGAGAGGGAGGACATGGACGAGCTGCTCGACAACATTGCGGAGATTGTTGAGAAGCACGTTGACGTTGATAAAATTCTCGAAATAGCTGAAAAGGCACCTCCGCTTGACTCCGTCTTTGAGGATGAAAAAGAAGATGAGGAAAAGAAATATGTGAAAATTGGAGTTATTAGGGACCAGGTTTTCTCGTTCTATTACCAGGACAATTTAGATGAGCTGTCAAAGTACGCTGAACTCGTCTTTGTGAACTCCCTTACTGATAAAAGGCTTCCCGATGTGGACGCTCTTTACATTGGGGGCGGATTCCCAGAGGTATTTGCGGAGGGACTTGAGAAAAACGAAAAGCTTAGAAACGAAATTTACGACTTCTGCCAGTCTGGAAATCCCGTTTATGCTGAATGCGGAGGGCTGATGTATCTCGGAGAGTCTCTTGAAACCTCAGAAGGGGAGTTTGAAATGGTTGGCTTCCTTCCGCTAAAGACAAAAATGTACGAGAGGTTTCAGGCGCAGGGCTATTCGGTTTACAGGACGTTGAAGCCGTGCATAATAGCTAAGAGAAACCAAAAAATAGTCGGTCACGAGTTTCACTATTCAAGGCCCACTCTTACGGGAAAGGCTGATTTTGCATTTAGGGTGGAGCGAGGGTTTGGAATTGACGGCAGGAGGGACGGAATACTAAAGGAAAATACGCTCGGATGCTACATTCATGTCCATTTTCTTTCGGATAAAAGCATCGCCAGAAGATTTGTTAAAAAAGCAATGAAGAAAAAATAA
- a CDS encoding UPF0104 family protein, which translates to MSSTLRAAVIGILVSIAVTAIIFKYTESELTWSVIKRANWLLLIVAFLLQVSFWLLWALRMKLLSNYLGYRISFFHSLEITMASMFTASITPSSAGGEPVRVKMLSDRGVEVGTSAFIVLAERILDSMYFSTALPVFLIVTGFSTSFGFKIAIIFITLLLVFLYILYRIFRNESSIDKFAQLLYKAVRKFNEKKAEKYSSTFSRELRRFREATIKMLSDSPSGILVLYLVTLVMWSASFAIPSVILVALGYDAYFLYSYTAQLIIVIVSLVPLTPGSSGIAEVSMAYLYSNFVPTNVLGVLVGLWRLITYHTNIFFGAISVNYSLIKSKFVKNQLT; encoded by the coding sequence TTGAGTTCGACGCTCAGGGCTGCAGTGATAGGAATTCTCGTGAGCATCGCTGTAACGGCAATTATCTTCAAGTACACCGAATCGGAGCTAACCTGGAGTGTCATAAAAAGAGCCAACTGGCTTCTGCTGATTGTGGCGTTCCTTCTCCAGGTGTCCTTCTGGCTTCTCTGGGCGCTTCGCATGAAGCTCCTTTCAAACTATCTTGGTTACCGCATCTCCTTTTTCCACTCCCTTGAGATAACAATGGCGAGCATGTTCACGGCATCCATAACTCCCTCCTCCGCTGGTGGGGAACCGGTAAGAGTCAAAATGCTCTCAGACAGGGGTGTGGAGGTGGGCACGTCGGCCTTTATCGTTCTTGCTGAGAGAATCCTCGATTCCATGTACTTTTCGACGGCCCTGCCGGTTTTTTTGATTGTAACAGGATTCTCGACAAGTTTTGGATTTAAAATAGCCATTATCTTCATCACCCTCCTTTTGGTTTTTCTCTACATTCTCTACAGAATATTCAGAAACGAATCCAGCATTGACAAATTTGCCCAGCTTCTCTACAAAGCTGTTCGAAAGTTCAACGAAAAAAAGGCCGAGAAGTACTCCTCAACCTTCTCAAGGGAGCTCAGGAGATTCAGAGAGGCTACGATAAAGATGCTGTCCGATTCCCCTTCTGGAATTCTCGTACTGTACCTTGTAACGCTTGTTATGTGGAGTGCAAGCTTCGCAATCCCCTCGGTAATCCTCGTTGCTCTCGGCTACGACGCTTACTTCCTCTACTCCTACACTGCCCAGCTCATAATAGTGATCGTCTCCCTAGTTCCTCTAACTCCCGGAAGCAGCGGAATCGCGGAAGTGAGCATGGCGTACCTCTACTCCAACTTCGTGCCAACCAACGTGCTCGGCGTCCTCGTGGGACTGTGGAGGCTGATAACCTACCATACAAACATATTTTTCGGCGCGATATCTGTAAACTACAGCCTGATAAAATCAAAGTTTGTTAAAAATCAGCTAACGTAG
- a CDS encoding transcriptional repressor has product MWKERAMEEMKKAGLRLTPQRLKLIEVIEKIGGRHPTLKEVYEEVVKEFPTMSFSTLYSNLLIFRGLGLLDFFTLEGETRVEVNCEPHFNVIEREEIRDFVDEELIGEIERRLGRNVKVVNVFMEDRD; this is encoded by the coding sequence GTGTGGAAGGAAAGGGCAATGGAGGAGATGAAAAAAGCCGGTTTGAGGCTAACTCCGCAGAGGCTGAAGCTTATTGAGGTAATAGAAAAAATTGGGGGCAGGCACCCTACTCTGAAGGAGGTTTATGAGGAAGTGGTGAAGGAGTTTCCCACAATGAGCTTCTCAACGCTTTACTCCAACCTGCTGATTTTCAGGGGACTGGGTTTGCTGGACTTCTTCACGCTTGAGGGGGAGACGAGGGTTGAGGTTAACTGTGAGCCGCACTTCAACGTCATAGAGAGGGAGGAGATTAGAGATTTCGTGGATGAGGAGCTGATAGGGGAGATAGAAAGGAGACTGGGGAGGAATGTCAAGGTTGTGAACGTTTTTATGGAGGATAGGGATTGA
- the katG gene encoding catalase/peroxidase HPI, with protein MMRQGGVMVGARKRWITDWWPNRLNLKILRQNLQNPYGEDYDYVEEVENLDIDAVIRDLKELMRSSQDWWPADFGHYGPLFIRLAWHSAGSYRIFDGRGGARDGSIRFPPRINWPDNINLDKAIRLLWPIKKKYGRKLSWADLIILAGTVAMEDMGVKLFGFALGREDIFEPDESPDWGPEEEMLTAKRGEKEELERPFAATEMGLIYVNPEGPGGNPDPLGSAQEIRVAFRRMGMNDEETVALIAGGHAFGKCHGAGPADYLGPDPSSSPIEMQGLGWKYNYGKGKGSDTFTSGLEVTWSPTPTKFGINYLRILFTYEWELEKSPAGKNQWVAKDAPEIIPDAHDPNKKHRPRMLTADLALRFDPEFSKIARRFLENPEEFEKAFAIAWYKLTHRDMGPKDCYIGKYVPEETFVWQDPLPRRDYELVDEKDVEELKRRILASGLSLSQLVYFAWASASTYRNSDRRGGANGARIRLKPMSVWEVNHPEELKKVIAAYEKIQQEFNEGAKGSEKRISIADLIVLGGIAAVEEAARRAGFSVKVPFIPGRVDAQQEHVDEEFYRVIEPFADGFRNYFRYPERINERDVYTTPEYFLVDKANLLTLTVPEMVVLIGGMRALGANYSHSDYGVLTERPGVLSNDFFVNLLDMSVEWRAADDYRYTFEGYDRKSGELRWRATRVDLILGHHDELRAVAEVYGCDDAKEKFVKDFAAVCAKVMHLDRFDLWRSNRKLYKEITAGLR; from the coding sequence ATGATGAGACAGGGTGGTGTTATGGTTGGAGCAAGGAAAAGGTGGATTACGGACTGGTGGCCCAACAGGCTGAACCTGAAAATTCTGAGACAGAACCTCCAGAATCCCTACGGGGAGGATTACGATTACGTCGAGGAGGTTGAGAATCTCGATATCGATGCTGTCATCAGGGATTTGAAGGAGCTGATGAGAAGCTCTCAGGACTGGTGGCCGGCTGACTTCGGCCATTACGGCCCTTTGTTCATCCGCCTTGCGTGGCATAGCGCGGGCAGCTACCGCATTTTTGATGGCAGAGGTGGGGCGAGGGACGGGAGCATCCGCTTTCCGCCCCGCATAAACTGGCCGGACAACATAAACCTCGACAAGGCGATAAGGCTGCTCTGGCCGATAAAGAAGAAGTACGGCAGAAAGCTGTCTTGGGCGGATCTGATTATCCTTGCGGGCACAGTTGCAATGGAGGACATGGGAGTGAAGCTTTTCGGCTTCGCACTGGGCAGGGAGGACATCTTTGAGCCTGACGAGAGCCCCGACTGGGGGCCGGAGGAGGAGATGCTTACAGCAAAGAGAGGGGAGAAGGAGGAGCTTGAGAGACCTTTTGCAGCTACCGAGATGGGCCTGATTTACGTAAACCCTGAAGGGCCCGGCGGAAATCCAGATCCGCTTGGCTCGGCTCAGGAGATTAGGGTTGCCTTCCGCAGGATGGGGATGAACGACGAGGAGACTGTAGCACTTATCGCCGGAGGGCATGCCTTCGGAAAGTGTCATGGCGCTGGACCCGCTGATTATCTTGGGCCAGACCCAAGCTCCTCTCCCATTGAAATGCAGGGGCTCGGATGGAAGTACAACTACGGCAAGGGAAAGGGCTCTGACACCTTCACTTCTGGTCTTGAGGTTACTTGGTCGCCCACGCCCACAAAGTTCGGCATAAACTACCTCAGAATTCTCTTCACCTACGAGTGGGAGCTGGAGAAGAGCCCAGCAGGGAAAAACCAGTGGGTTGCCAAGGACGCTCCAGAAATCATTCCCGATGCTCATGATCCAAACAAAAAGCACAGGCCGAGAATGCTAACCGCTGACTTAGCCCTCCGCTTCGACCCAGAGTTCTCGAAAATTGCGAGGAGATTTCTCGAAAATCCTGAGGAATTTGAAAAGGCATTCGCCATCGCGTGGTACAAGCTCACCCACAGAGACATGGGTCCAAAGGACTGCTACATTGGCAAGTACGTGCCGGAGGAGACCTTTGTGTGGCAGGACCCGTTGCCAAGGAGAGATTACGAGCTCGTTGACGAAAAGGACGTGGAGGAGCTGAAGAGGAGGATTCTTGCGTCGGGGCTCAGCTTAAGCCAGCTCGTTTACTTTGCGTGGGCCTCAGCATCAACCTACCGCAACTCGGACAGGAGAGGAGGGGCCAACGGGGCGAGAATCAGGCTTAAGCCGATGAGTGTGTGGGAGGTAAACCATCCGGAAGAGCTTAAGAAGGTTATTGCTGCATACGAGAAAATTCAGCAGGAGTTCAACGAGGGGGCGAAGGGGAGTGAGAAGAGAATTTCAATCGCCGACCTCATTGTCCTTGGAGGTATTGCAGCTGTTGAGGAGGCGGCAAGGAGGGCGGGATTCAGCGTTAAGGTTCCATTCATTCCCGGCAGAGTGGATGCGCAGCAAGAGCACGTTGACGAGGAATTCTACAGAGTCATTGAGCCCTTCGCCGATGGCTTCAGGAACTACTTCAGGTATCCAGAGAGAATCAATGAAAGGGACGTTTACACAACTCCCGAGTACTTCCTCGTCGATAAGGCGAACCTGCTAACCCTCACAGTTCCCGAAATGGTGGTGCTGATTGGGGGTATGAGGGCTCTTGGAGCAAACTACAGCCACTCTGACTACGGTGTCCTTACCGAAAGGCCCGGAGTGCTGAGCAACGACTTCTTCGTCAACCTTCTGGACATGTCCGTAGAGTGGAGGGCTGCTGACGACTACAGGTACACCTTCGAAGGCTACGATAGGAAGAGCGGAGAGCTGAGGTGGAGGGCAACGAGGGTTGATTTAATCTTAGGCCATCACGACGAGCTGAGGGCTGTGGCAGAGGTTTACGGTTGCGATGATGCAAAGGAGAAGTTCGTGAAGGACTTCGCTGCAGTGTGTGCAAAGGTTATGCACCTCGACCGCTTTGATTTGTGGAGAAGCAACAGGAAGCTGTATAAGGAGATAACCGCAGGTTTGAGGTGA
- a CDS encoding DUF2769 domain-containing protein, with protein MERVDELVERECICRDCSTYVAEESKTGFCYFGTSEVIKDEKGCLCPLCKVAAVMELKGEFYCTRGS; from the coding sequence ATGGAGAGGGTTGACGAGCTCGTTGAGAGGGAGTGCATTTGCAGGGACTGCTCAACCTACGTTGCGGAGGAAAGCAAGACTGGCTTCTGCTACTTCGGAACAAGTGAGGTAATAAAAGATGAGAAGGGCTGTCTCTGCCCCCTCTGCAAGGTTGCGGCCGTGATGGAACTCAAAGGGGAGTTTTACTGCACGAGAGGCTCTTAA
- a CDS encoding DUF362 domain-containing protein has protein sequence MKRRDFLITSAAALSFLLSGCAIGDRVVEEPLTPKSNPPRKSVVYVLKTERREEAVSKLMQNFSDFEGSTVGLKANYNSADPFPASTHPKTLSAIVDVLKEQKAEVFMAERSGMGNTSAVLKTMGILDLAREKGFTVIDLDSYDGWVLHQPEDSHWKKGYPFADIFLTVDSVIQTCCLKTHRFGGHFTMSLKNSVGMVARRWKGHDYMSELHTSPHMRKMIAEINVSYSPKIVIMDAIKGFSHGGPERGTVIEPGLMIASNDRVAIDAVGVAILRIHGTTPEVSKGSVFEQEQIARAIEIGLSSGEFEIIPANDDAEKICSEIEAVLWG, from the coding sequence ATGAAAAGAAGGGATTTCCTCATAACATCCGCAGCAGCCCTCTCTTTTTTACTTTCAGGCTGTGCCATCGGTGATAGAGTGGTGGAAGAACCACTAACGCCTAAATCCAATCCTCCAAGAAAATCAGTCGTTTACGTTCTCAAAACCGAGAGAAGGGAAGAGGCTGTCAGCAAGCTCATGCAGAACTTCTCTGACTTTGAGGGTTCAACCGTTGGATTAAAGGCCAACTACAACAGCGCCGATCCTTTTCCCGCATCAACCCATCCAAAGACGCTCTCAGCAATCGTTGATGTTCTGAAGGAGCAGAAGGCAGAGGTATTCATGGCAGAGAGGAGCGGGATGGGAAACACTTCAGCGGTGCTGAAAACCATGGGCATTCTGGACTTGGCCAGAGAGAAGGGCTTTACAGTTATCGACCTCGACAGCTACGACGGCTGGGTTCTTCACCAGCCAGAAGACAGCCACTGGAAAAAAGGCTATCCCTTCGCAGACATCTTCCTGACCGTTGACTCTGTAATACAGACATGCTGCCTCAAGACGCATCGCTTTGGAGGGCACTTCACCATGTCTCTCAAGAACAGCGTTGGAATGGTGGCGAGGAGGTGGAAGGGGCACGACTACATGTCAGAGCTCCACACCTCGCCCCACATGAGAAAGATGATTGCCGAGATAAACGTATCCTACTCCCCCAAAATCGTAATCATGGATGCCATAAAGGGCTTCTCGCATGGTGGGCCTGAGAGAGGAACGGTCATTGAGCCGGGATTGATGATTGCCAGCAACGACAGAGTTGCCATCGATGCAGTTGGTGTGGCCATTCTCAGAATCCACGGCACAACTCCGGAAGTTTCCAAGGGAAGTGTTTTCGAACAGGAGCAGATAGCAAGGGCGATTGAAATTGGTCTCTCCTCAGGTGAGTTTGAGATTATTCCAGCCAATGACGATGCAGAGAAAATCTGCTCGGAAATTGAGGCTGTGCTCTGGGGCTGA